From the Gouania willdenowi chromosome 19, fGouWil2.1, whole genome shotgun sequence genome, one window contains:
- the mto1 gene encoding 5-taurinomethyluridine-[tRNA] synthase subunit MTO1, mitochondrial isoform X2, which yields MLRKKVPRLLQVFKRTSHCDRQQYDVIVVGGGHAGTEAAAAAARVGARTLLVTQKIQTIGALSCNPSLGGIGKGHLVKEVDALDGVCGRAGDWAGIHFSILNRRKGPAVWGPRAQLDRQLYREFIQSDLLSTPRLTVWEGSVEELMVEEPNPEKPGRHQVTGIRLANMETPISARSVVLTTGTFLSGSLFVGQTSSPGGRIGDAPSSAGLSHTIRERLGLRTGRLRTGTPPRVVKNSVDVSLAKLHPADLNPTPFSFINTQTRCKPEEQLPCYLTFTTPAVERVVRENLHLNCHIQQDTKGPRYCPSIESRVLRFPGRQHQVWLEPEGLTSDLLYPQGLSTTMPPDVQLRLLREIPALHKAEIHTPGTTIARRRFTVFSCLNALNQTNKCVFFFCLVVFSGYGVQYDFVCPTQLSPALQVKSTQGLFLAGQINGTTGYEEAAAQGLVAGLNAARSALAMPTVMLSRTESYIGVLIDDLVSRGVTEPYRMFTSRAEFRASLRPDNADLRLTLKGFEELGCVSSERYKEAVRVRDTLQDAMAALQSLSALPHIWKQKLPNIEISENKSGELTCMNLLLYNDVTIEMLASVFPESLSPYMEFSQRLKIEAVYRPHCDLQKREMARIQREETMLLPEDLDYFSLPVSLSQEVREILDRVRPTTLGAATRLEGMTPAATVNLLNYVRFSNRKVSKIHQKETDPKKAGEEEDLHVRNASLRQ from the exons ATGTTGAGGAAAAAGGTTCCCCGCCTTCTACAGGTTTTCAAACGCACCAGTCACTGTGACAGACAGCAGTATGATGTCATCGTGGTGGGTGGGGGTCACGCAGGGACCGAAGCGGCAGCCGCGGCGGCCAGGGTGGGGGCCCGGACCCTCCTGGTTAcgcaaaaaatacaaacaatcg GCGCCCTGTCCTGTAATCCATCTCTGGGAGGAATTGGTAAAGGCCACCTGGTGAAGGAGGTGGATGCTCTGGACGGGGTGTGCGGTCGAGCTGGAGACTGGGCTGGGATTCATTTTTCCATCCTGAACCGCAGAAAAGGGCCGGCAGTGTGGGGCCCGAGGGCCCAGTTGGACCGTCAGCTTTATCGGGAATTCATTCag tCAGATCTGCTGTCCACCCCCAGGCTGACGGTGTGGGAGGGGTCAGTGGAGGAGCTGATGGTTGAAGAACCAAACCCAGAGAAACCAGGACGCCACCAAGTTACTGGGATACGATTGG CAAACATGGAGACCCCTATCTCAGCGCGCTCGGTGGTTCTCACCACTGGTACCTTCTTATCAGGTTCACTGTTTGTGGGTCAGACTTCGTCCCCCGGGGGCCGCATCGGAGACGCTCCGTCCAGCGCTGGGCTTTCCCACACCATCCGGGAGAGGCTCGGGTTGAGAACGGGTCGGCTCAGGACCGGCACTCCTCCCAGGGTCGTTAAGAACTCCGTAGACGTTTCATTGGCTAAGCTTCACCCTGCAGATCTGAATCCGACCCCGTTCAGCTTCATTAACACTCAAACGCGCTGCAAG CCTGAGGAGCAACTTCCTTGCTACCTGACGTTTACAACTCCTGCTGTAGAACGCGTCGTGAGGGAAAACCTTCATCTCAATTGTCACATTCAGCAGGACACCAAAGGTCCCAG ATACTGCCCATCCATCGAGTCCCGCGTGCTTCGTTTTCCAGGACGACAGCACCAGGTGTGGCTGGAGCCTGAGggtctgacctctgaccttttgTACCCCCAGGGTTTGTCCACGACTATGCCTCCTGACGTGCAGCTCCGCCTCCTCAGGGAAATCCCAGCCTTGCACAAAGCAGAGATCCACACACCTGGTACGACAATAGCTCGTCGCAGATTCACTGTTTTCTCATGTTTGAATGCACTGAATCAGACAaataagtgtgttttttttttctgtctggtTGTGTTTTCAGGATATGGTGTGCAGTATGACTTTGTGTGTCCCACTCAGCTCAGCCCCGCTCTGCAGGTGAAAAGCACCCAAGGATTGTTTCTGGCTGGTCAGATCAATGGAACCACGGGGTATGAGGAGGCTGCTGCACAG GGTTTGGTGGCGGGACTGAACGCTGCTCGCTCAGCGCTGGCCATGCCTACAGTGATGCTGTCTCGCACCGAGAGCTACATCGGAGTCCTCATCGATGACCTGGTGAGTCGGGGGGTCACCGAGCCGTACCGCATGTTCACCAGCCGGGCCGAGTTTCGAGCCTCTCTGCGACCAGACAACGCCGACCTACGTCTTACTCTGAAAG GGTTCGAGGAGCTAGGATGTGTGTCTTCCGAGCGCTACAAGGAGGCAGTGAGAGTGCGAGACACCCTACAAGATGCAATGGCAGCACTTCAGTCACTCTCTGCGTTGCCACACATCTGGAAACAAAAGCTTCCCAACATAGAGATCAGTGAGAACAAAAGCGGCGAACTGAC GTGTATGAACCTGCTGCTGTACAATGACGTGACCATTGAAATGTTGGCTTCTGTCTTCCCGGAAAGTCTCTCGCCCTACATGGAATTCTCCCAAAGATTAAAGATCGAGG CTGTTTACAGGCCTCACTGTGACCTGCAGAAAAGAGAGATGGCGAGAATTCAGCGAGAGGAGACCATGTTGCTCCCAGAGGACCTCGACTACTTCTCCCTGCCTGTGTCGCTGTCTCAGGAAGTCCGAGAAATCCTGGACAGAGTTCGACCAACCACA CTCGGCGCTGCAACCCGTCTGGAGGGTATGACCCCGGCTGCTACAGTCAATCTTCTCAACTATGTTCGCTTCTCAAACAGAAAGGTGTCAAAAATACACCAGAAAGAAACAGACCCAAAAAaggcaggagaagaagaagatctGCATGTGAGAAATGCATCTTTGAGGCAGTGA
- the mto1 gene encoding 5-taurinomethyluridine-[tRNA] synthase subunit MTO1, mitochondrial isoform X1, which produces MYSSHMLRKKVPRLLQVFKRTSHCDRQQYDVIVVGGGHAGTEAAAAAARVGARTLLVTQKIQTIGALSCNPSLGGIGKGHLVKEVDALDGVCGRAGDWAGIHFSILNRRKGPAVWGPRAQLDRQLYREFIQSDLLSTPRLTVWEGSVEELMVEEPNPEKPGRHQVTGIRLANMETPISARSVVLTTGTFLSGSLFVGQTSSPGGRIGDAPSSAGLSHTIRERLGLRTGRLRTGTPPRVVKNSVDVSLAKLHPADLNPTPFSFINTQTRCKPEEQLPCYLTFTTPAVERVVRENLHLNCHIQQDTKGPRYCPSIESRVLRFPGRQHQVWLEPEGLTSDLLYPQGLSTTMPPDVQLRLLREIPALHKAEIHTPGTTIARRRFTVFSCLNALNQTNKCVFFFCLVVFSGYGVQYDFVCPTQLSPALQVKSTQGLFLAGQINGTTGYEEAAAQGLVAGLNAARSALAMPTVMLSRTESYIGVLIDDLVSRGVTEPYRMFTSRAEFRASLRPDNADLRLTLKGFEELGCVSSERYKEAVRVRDTLQDAMAALQSLSALPHIWKQKLPNIEISENKSGELTCMNLLLYNDVTIEMLASVFPESLSPYMEFSQRLKIEAVYRPHCDLQKREMARIQREETMLLPEDLDYFSLPVSLSQEVREILDRVRPTTLGAATRLEGMTPAATVNLLNYVRFSNRKVSKIHQKETDPKKAGEEEDLHVRNASLRQ; this is translated from the exons AT GTATTCATCCCACATGTTGAGGAAAAAGGTTCCCCGCCTTCTACAGGTTTTCAAACGCACCAGTCACTGTGACAGACAGCAGTATGATGTCATCGTGGTGGGTGGGGGTCACGCAGGGACCGAAGCGGCAGCCGCGGCGGCCAGGGTGGGGGCCCGGACCCTCCTGGTTAcgcaaaaaatacaaacaatcg GCGCCCTGTCCTGTAATCCATCTCTGGGAGGAATTGGTAAAGGCCACCTGGTGAAGGAGGTGGATGCTCTGGACGGGGTGTGCGGTCGAGCTGGAGACTGGGCTGGGATTCATTTTTCCATCCTGAACCGCAGAAAAGGGCCGGCAGTGTGGGGCCCGAGGGCCCAGTTGGACCGTCAGCTTTATCGGGAATTCATTCag tCAGATCTGCTGTCCACCCCCAGGCTGACGGTGTGGGAGGGGTCAGTGGAGGAGCTGATGGTTGAAGAACCAAACCCAGAGAAACCAGGACGCCACCAAGTTACTGGGATACGATTGG CAAACATGGAGACCCCTATCTCAGCGCGCTCGGTGGTTCTCACCACTGGTACCTTCTTATCAGGTTCACTGTTTGTGGGTCAGACTTCGTCCCCCGGGGGCCGCATCGGAGACGCTCCGTCCAGCGCTGGGCTTTCCCACACCATCCGGGAGAGGCTCGGGTTGAGAACGGGTCGGCTCAGGACCGGCACTCCTCCCAGGGTCGTTAAGAACTCCGTAGACGTTTCATTGGCTAAGCTTCACCCTGCAGATCTGAATCCGACCCCGTTCAGCTTCATTAACACTCAAACGCGCTGCAAG CCTGAGGAGCAACTTCCTTGCTACCTGACGTTTACAACTCCTGCTGTAGAACGCGTCGTGAGGGAAAACCTTCATCTCAATTGTCACATTCAGCAGGACACCAAAGGTCCCAG ATACTGCCCATCCATCGAGTCCCGCGTGCTTCGTTTTCCAGGACGACAGCACCAGGTGTGGCTGGAGCCTGAGggtctgacctctgaccttttgTACCCCCAGGGTTTGTCCACGACTATGCCTCCTGACGTGCAGCTCCGCCTCCTCAGGGAAATCCCAGCCTTGCACAAAGCAGAGATCCACACACCTGGTACGACAATAGCTCGTCGCAGATTCACTGTTTTCTCATGTTTGAATGCACTGAATCAGACAaataagtgtgttttttttttctgtctggtTGTGTTTTCAGGATATGGTGTGCAGTATGACTTTGTGTGTCCCACTCAGCTCAGCCCCGCTCTGCAGGTGAAAAGCACCCAAGGATTGTTTCTGGCTGGTCAGATCAATGGAACCACGGGGTATGAGGAGGCTGCTGCACAG GGTTTGGTGGCGGGACTGAACGCTGCTCGCTCAGCGCTGGCCATGCCTACAGTGATGCTGTCTCGCACCGAGAGCTACATCGGAGTCCTCATCGATGACCTGGTGAGTCGGGGGGTCACCGAGCCGTACCGCATGTTCACCAGCCGGGCCGAGTTTCGAGCCTCTCTGCGACCAGACAACGCCGACCTACGTCTTACTCTGAAAG GGTTCGAGGAGCTAGGATGTGTGTCTTCCGAGCGCTACAAGGAGGCAGTGAGAGTGCGAGACACCCTACAAGATGCAATGGCAGCACTTCAGTCACTCTCTGCGTTGCCACACATCTGGAAACAAAAGCTTCCCAACATAGAGATCAGTGAGAACAAAAGCGGCGAACTGAC GTGTATGAACCTGCTGCTGTACAATGACGTGACCATTGAAATGTTGGCTTCTGTCTTCCCGGAAAGTCTCTCGCCCTACATGGAATTCTCCCAAAGATTAAAGATCGAGG CTGTTTACAGGCCTCACTGTGACCTGCAGAAAAGAGAGATGGCGAGAATTCAGCGAGAGGAGACCATGTTGCTCCCAGAGGACCTCGACTACTTCTCCCTGCCTGTGTCGCTGTCTCAGGAAGTCCGAGAAATCCTGGACAGAGTTCGACCAACCACA CTCGGCGCTGCAACCCGTCTGGAGGGTATGACCCCGGCTGCTACAGTCAATCTTCTCAACTATGTTCGCTTCTCAAACAGAAAGGTGTCAAAAATACACCAGAAAGAAACAGACCCAAAAAaggcaggagaagaagaagatctGCATGTGAGAAATGCATCTTTGAGGCAGTGA
- the mto1 gene encoding 5-taurinomethyluridine-[tRNA] synthase subunit MTO1, mitochondrial isoform X3, with amino-acid sequence MYSSHMLRKKVPRLLQVFKRTSHCDRQQYDVIVVGGGHAGTEAAAAAARVGARTLLVTQKIQTIGALSCNPSLGGIGKGHLVKEVDALDGVCGRAGDWAGIHFSILNRRKGPAVWGPRAQLDRQLYREFIQSDLLSTPRLTVWEGSVEELMVEEPNPEKPGRHQVTGIRLANMETPISARSVVLTTGTFLSGSLFVGQTSSPGGRIGDAPSSAGLSHTIRERLGLRTGRLRTGTPPRVVKNSVDVSLAKLHPADLNPTPFSFINTQTRCKPEEQLPCYLTFTTPAVERVVRENLHLNCHIQQDTKGPRYCPSIESRVLRFPGRQHQVWLEPEGLTSDLLYPQGLSTTMPPDVQLRLLREIPALHKAEIHTPGYGVQYDFVCPTQLSPALQVKSTQGLFLAGQINGTTGYEEAAAQGLVAGLNAARSALAMPTVMLSRTESYIGVLIDDLVSRGVTEPYRMFTSRAEFRASLRPDNADLRLTLKGFEELGCVSSERYKEAVRVRDTLQDAMAALQSLSALPHIWKQKLPNIEISENKSGELTCMNLLLYNDVTIEMLASVFPESLSPYMEFSQRLKIEAVYRPHCDLQKREMARIQREETMLLPEDLDYFSLPVSLSQEVREILDRVRPTTLGAATRLEGMTPAATVNLLNYVRFSNRKVSKIHQKETDPKKAGEEEDLHVRNASLRQ; translated from the exons AT GTATTCATCCCACATGTTGAGGAAAAAGGTTCCCCGCCTTCTACAGGTTTTCAAACGCACCAGTCACTGTGACAGACAGCAGTATGATGTCATCGTGGTGGGTGGGGGTCACGCAGGGACCGAAGCGGCAGCCGCGGCGGCCAGGGTGGGGGCCCGGACCCTCCTGGTTAcgcaaaaaatacaaacaatcg GCGCCCTGTCCTGTAATCCATCTCTGGGAGGAATTGGTAAAGGCCACCTGGTGAAGGAGGTGGATGCTCTGGACGGGGTGTGCGGTCGAGCTGGAGACTGGGCTGGGATTCATTTTTCCATCCTGAACCGCAGAAAAGGGCCGGCAGTGTGGGGCCCGAGGGCCCAGTTGGACCGTCAGCTTTATCGGGAATTCATTCag tCAGATCTGCTGTCCACCCCCAGGCTGACGGTGTGGGAGGGGTCAGTGGAGGAGCTGATGGTTGAAGAACCAAACCCAGAGAAACCAGGACGCCACCAAGTTACTGGGATACGATTGG CAAACATGGAGACCCCTATCTCAGCGCGCTCGGTGGTTCTCACCACTGGTACCTTCTTATCAGGTTCACTGTTTGTGGGTCAGACTTCGTCCCCCGGGGGCCGCATCGGAGACGCTCCGTCCAGCGCTGGGCTTTCCCACACCATCCGGGAGAGGCTCGGGTTGAGAACGGGTCGGCTCAGGACCGGCACTCCTCCCAGGGTCGTTAAGAACTCCGTAGACGTTTCATTGGCTAAGCTTCACCCTGCAGATCTGAATCCGACCCCGTTCAGCTTCATTAACACTCAAACGCGCTGCAAG CCTGAGGAGCAACTTCCTTGCTACCTGACGTTTACAACTCCTGCTGTAGAACGCGTCGTGAGGGAAAACCTTCATCTCAATTGTCACATTCAGCAGGACACCAAAGGTCCCAG ATACTGCCCATCCATCGAGTCCCGCGTGCTTCGTTTTCCAGGACGACAGCACCAGGTGTGGCTGGAGCCTGAGggtctgacctctgaccttttgTACCCCCAGGGTTTGTCCACGACTATGCCTCCTGACGTGCAGCTCCGCCTCCTCAGGGAAATCCCAGCCTTGCACAAAGCAGAGATCCACACACCTG GATATGGTGTGCAGTATGACTTTGTGTGTCCCACTCAGCTCAGCCCCGCTCTGCAGGTGAAAAGCACCCAAGGATTGTTTCTGGCTGGTCAGATCAATGGAACCACGGGGTATGAGGAGGCTGCTGCACAG GGTTTGGTGGCGGGACTGAACGCTGCTCGCTCAGCGCTGGCCATGCCTACAGTGATGCTGTCTCGCACCGAGAGCTACATCGGAGTCCTCATCGATGACCTGGTGAGTCGGGGGGTCACCGAGCCGTACCGCATGTTCACCAGCCGGGCCGAGTTTCGAGCCTCTCTGCGACCAGACAACGCCGACCTACGTCTTACTCTGAAAG GGTTCGAGGAGCTAGGATGTGTGTCTTCCGAGCGCTACAAGGAGGCAGTGAGAGTGCGAGACACCCTACAAGATGCAATGGCAGCACTTCAGTCACTCTCTGCGTTGCCACACATCTGGAAACAAAAGCTTCCCAACATAGAGATCAGTGAGAACAAAAGCGGCGAACTGAC GTGTATGAACCTGCTGCTGTACAATGACGTGACCATTGAAATGTTGGCTTCTGTCTTCCCGGAAAGTCTCTCGCCCTACATGGAATTCTCCCAAAGATTAAAGATCGAGG CTGTTTACAGGCCTCACTGTGACCTGCAGAAAAGAGAGATGGCGAGAATTCAGCGAGAGGAGACCATGTTGCTCCCAGAGGACCTCGACTACTTCTCCCTGCCTGTGTCGCTGTCTCAGGAAGTCCGAGAAATCCTGGACAGAGTTCGACCAACCACA CTCGGCGCTGCAACCCGTCTGGAGGGTATGACCCCGGCTGCTACAGTCAATCTTCTCAACTATGTTCGCTTCTCAAACAGAAAGGTGTCAAAAATACACCAGAAAGAAACAGACCCAAAAAaggcaggagaagaagaagatctGCATGTGAGAAATGCATCTTTGAGGCAGTGA